In the Campylobacter showae genome, one interval contains:
- a CDS encoding sensor histidine kinase — protein sequence MTQIDKTSVQDGLKSLIEQTYLIEREYKNLTASYASLQGFIKDIVEILPNAIWVLDEAGEIFLQNSEALKLGQILKFIPQDEGEINAAGQIYLIKIAQKEGKKIISATDITTEKRTERLASMGQVAAHLAHEIRNPVGSISLLASTLIKKADERARPVVEQMQKAIWRVERIIKATLLFTKGLTINAREFNLAELKSECEAAIECYTYGKEIKFSLNFPDLLYVGDRDLLAMVFQNMLFNAIDAVEENEDDEGWVRVDYERREGEHKFAVTDSGAPIKNQAMVFEPFKTSKLKGNGLGLHLCLQIVQAHGGSIEIELEPKSFCVNLPAKARG from the coding sequence ATGACCCAGATCGACAAAACCAGCGTCCAAGACGGACTAAAAAGCCTGATCGAGCAGACCTATCTGATAGAGCGCGAGTATAAAAACCTAACCGCGTCCTATGCGAGTTTGCAAGGCTTCATCAAAGATATTGTGGAAATTTTGCCCAATGCGATCTGGGTTTTGGACGAGGCGGGCGAGATATTTTTACAAAACTCGGAAGCCCTAAAACTCGGGCAAATTTTAAAATTTATCCCGCAAGATGAGGGCGAAATAAACGCCGCGGGGCAAATTTATCTCATCAAAATCGCCCAAAAAGAGGGCAAAAAAATCATCTCCGCAACCGACATAACGACCGAAAAACGCACCGAGCGCCTAGCCTCGATGGGTCAGGTCGCGGCCCACCTAGCCCACGAGATACGCAACCCCGTGGGCTCAATCTCGCTGCTAGCCTCCACGCTGATAAAAAAGGCTGACGAGCGCGCTCGCCCCGTAGTCGAGCAGATGCAAAAGGCGATCTGGCGCGTCGAGCGCATCATCAAGGCCACCTTGCTTTTTACCAAAGGCCTAACGATAAACGCGCGCGAATTTAACCTAGCAGAGCTAAAAAGCGAGTGCGAAGCGGCGATAGAGTGCTACACCTACGGCAAGGAGATCAAATTTAGTCTAAATTTCCCCGACCTGCTCTATGTGGGCGACCGCGATCTGCTCGCGATGGTGTTTCAAAATATGCTGTTTAACGCGATCGATGCAGTCGAGGAAAACGAGGACGACGAGGGCTGGGTGCGCGTGGACTACGAGCGGCGCGAGGGCGAGCATAAATTTGCCGTGACCGATAGCGGCGCGCCGATCAAAAACCAAGCCATGGTCTTTGAGCCCTTTAAAACGAGCAAACTAAAGGGCAACGGCCTTGGGCTGCACCTGTGCCTGCAGATCGTCCAGGCGCACGGCGGCAGTATCGAGATCGAGCTTGAGCCAAAGAGCTTTTGCGTAAATTTGCCCGCAAAGGCGCGCGGCTAG
- a CDS encoding DUF234 domain-containing protein — protein sequence MQLIYFHLVFDALKFEASYYDIFEAIEKEILDKFEDLSLKFSFDAPFENELKFALCKLAKNDRKKYALNKFLPRPLILKIYAAAINSGVVSIEKTLEKPRVKSKYQKAKKLPERDKAQDKVVFNDNFTRFWFYFIEPNLALLKNGEKAALMEIIRREFDSYAGFGFELLCRELLAFRLGAQPVRVRSLWAKNIEIDIFLSLDGRIIVGEAKFKEHKICKNVVNLLLKKCERLGFEPDAVALFSKSGFSNEVSRLKNDRILLFDLENFEELL from the coding sequence TTGCAGCTTATTTACTTTCATCTAGTCTTTGACGCGCTAAAATTTGAGGCGAGTTATTACGATATTTTCGAGGCGATAGAAAAAGAAATTTTAGATAAATTTGAAGATCTGTCGCTCAAATTTAGCTTTGACGCGCCTTTTGAAAACGAGCTTAAATTTGCCCTTTGCAAGCTTGCTAAAAACGACCGCAAAAAATACGCTCTAAATAAATTTCTGCCCCGCCCTCTCATCCTAAAAATTTACGCCGCCGCGATCAACTCGGGCGTGGTTAGCATCGAAAAGACGCTAGAAAAACCGCGCGTAAAAAGCAAATATCAAAAAGCCAAAAAACTGCCCGAGCGCGATAAGGCGCAGGATAAAGTGGTCTTTAACGACAATTTTACTAGGTTTTGGTTTTATTTCATCGAGCCAAATTTAGCCCTTTTAAAAAACGGCGAAAAGGCCGCACTGATGGAGATTATTAGACGAGAGTTCGACTCGTACGCGGGCTTTGGCTTTGAGCTGCTTTGCCGCGAGCTTTTGGCATTTAGACTAGGTGCCCAGCCCGTGCGGGTGCGGAGTTTGTGGGCGAAAAATATCGAGATAGACATATTTTTGAGCCTAGACGGACGTATCATCGTCGGAGAAGCTAAATTTAAAGAGCATAAAATTTGCAAAAACGTGGTAAATTTACTACTTAAAAAATGCGAGCGGCTAGGCTTTGAGCCCGATGCCGTCGCGCTATTTTCCAAAAGCGGCTTTAGCAACGAAGTAAGCCGCCTAAAAAACGACCGAATTTTACTTTTTGATTTAGAAAATTTCGAGGAGCTTTTATGA
- a CDS encoding aminotransferase class V-fold PLP-dependent enzyme — MVSIDEIRKNIILKKGVRYFDYTASGLAYAPIERKIAKYLKTYANTHSESASNALKTQKRYEKARQSLKDALGLDERFYLISTGCGATGAIKKFEEIMGLYLPPMSANRLGEESLKGANLPLVVVSPYEHHSNEVSLREGLCEVVRIPLSKSGEINFGRLDQLLKINSKREIIGSFSAASNVTGIISDYKKIYVMMKRYGATVAFDAASLSPHDNLDADYFDALFLSPHKLLGGVGSCGLLAIKKELVKSDKPTFAAGGTVSYVSRSSHFFAPSVERTEEGGTQHVMGLIRASLAYRLRNEVGLDVIKSREDELAKLFCEGLDNIPEIVSYFPRAVPRLPIFAFNVKGVSPYDFAEALSRDYGVQTRAGCACAGPYGHDLLGLKDDQKFDQKPGWVRVSLHYSHTQKDVAYLLKAIKKTIKKFKTKKDKK, encoded by the coding sequence TTGGTTAGCATCGACGAAATCAGGAAAAATATTATTTTAAAAAAGGGCGTGCGCTACTTTGACTATACGGCTTCTGGCCTAGCCTACGCACCTATCGAGCGCAAGATCGCAAAATACCTAAAAACCTACGCCAACACGCACTCCGAAAGCGCCTCAAACGCGCTAAAGACGCAAAAACGCTACGAAAAAGCAAGGCAAAGCCTAAAAGACGCGCTGGGGCTTGACGAGCGATTTTATCTGATCTCTACGGGCTGCGGCGCGACCGGAGCGATAAAGAAATTTGAGGAAATCATGGGGCTTTACCTGCCGCCTATGAGCGCGAACCGTCTGGGCGAGGAGAGTCTAAAGGGCGCAAATTTGCCCCTCGTCGTCGTCTCGCCCTACGAGCACCACTCAAACGAGGTCAGCCTGCGCGAGGGGCTGTGCGAGGTCGTGCGCATACCGCTAAGCAAGAGCGGGGAGATAAATTTCGGCAGGCTCGATCAACTGCTCAAAATCAACTCAAAGCGCGAGATCATCGGCTCTTTTAGCGCAGCCTCAAACGTCACGGGGATAATCAGCGACTACAAAAAAATCTACGTGATGATGAAGCGATACGGCGCGACCGTAGCCTTTGACGCGGCTAGCCTTAGTCCGCATGACAACCTCGACGCCGACTACTTCGACGCGCTATTTCTCTCGCCGCATAAGCTTTTAGGAGGCGTAGGCAGCTGCGGACTGCTTGCGATAAAAAAAGAACTCGTAAAATCAGACAAACCGACCTTTGCCGCGGGCGGAACGGTTAGCTACGTGAGCCGCAGCTCGCATTTTTTCGCTCCTAGCGTGGAGCGCACCGAGGAGGGCGGCACCCAGCACGTGATGGGGCTGATTAGAGCCTCGCTAGCATACAGACTGCGAAACGAGGTCGGCCTAGACGTCATAAAAAGCCGCGAGGATGAGCTTGCAAAGCTATTTTGCGAGGGGCTGGATAACATCCCCGAGATCGTGAGCTATTTTCCGCGCGCAGTGCCGAGACTGCCGATTTTCGCGTTTAATGTAAAAGGCGTTTCGCCTTATGATTTTGCCGAGGCGCTAAGCCGGGACTACGGCGTGCAGACCCGCGCGGGGTGTGCGTGCGCCGGTCCGTACGGACACGATCTGCTCGGGCTAAAAGACGATCAGAAATTTGATCAAAAGCCCGGCTGGGTGCGCGTAAGCCTGCACTACTCCCACACGCAAAAAGACGTCGCATACCTGCTAAAGGCTATCAAAAAAACTATCAAAAAATTTAAAACCAAAAAGGATAAAAAATGA